Proteins encoded together in one Telopea speciosissima isolate NSW1024214 ecotype Mountain lineage chromosome 4, Tspe_v1, whole genome shotgun sequence window:
- the LOC122660323 gene encoding tafazzin: MAEDWVDRGDLWKNRARALQLRIRDRFRVAVDRERRKSGFSDGFLSSSLQRWVTRLRNLRRDSLPASSAFYRKRVYRDIDAVEDSVILRMLQALAVPVIGNVCHVFMHGFNHIQIYGGEKLHQALQQRPEGKPLITVSNHVASMDDPLVIASLLPPSFMLDAHRLRWTLCATDRCFKNPVTSAFFQCVKVLPVSRGDGVYQKGLDMALSKLNSGGWVHIFPEGSRSRDGGKTMGSAKRGIGRLVMDADTMPVVIPFVHTGMQDIMPIGSSVPKIGKTVTVLIGDPIQFDDLLLTVDDTQQVSRAALFDAISSRIGHRLKELKLQVDRLALEQLLEVEVHTLPNAQRANGLLQQVDWEAFGMASYMLTEDHSSLRPAIEAQLKVNLDQAPRDTSSDRYFRIGFSYEGGIVSRIRGYMDPTGLMGFAAKGLFMNNRIQENKCTSFQEIGPLRIWKQFLKANILQQWNRC, translated from the exons ATGGCGGAGGACTGGGTTGATCGGGGAGATTTGTGGAAGAACAGGGCTCGAGCATTGCAGCTTCGCATTAGGGATCGTTTTCGCGTCGCCGTTGATAGGGAACGACGTAAGAGTGGGTTCTCAGATGGTTTTTTATCATCGTCGCTGCAACGATGGGTCACTCGCCTCCGAAATCTTCGCAGAGATTCATTGCCTGCTTCTTCAGCATTTTACCGGAAGCGAG TGTATAGAGATATTGATGCAGTTGAAGATTCAGTCATCCTTCGCATGCTACAAGCTTTGGCAGTTCCAGTTATTGGAAATGTTTGTCATGTGTTTATGCATGGGTTTAACCACATACAG ATCTATGGTGGAGAAAAGCTACATCAGGCATTACAGCAGAGACCTGAAGGGAAACCCCTGATAACG GTAAGCAATCATGTGGCGTCCATGGATGATCCACTTGTCATTGCCTCTCTGTTACCACCAAGTTTTATGTTGGATGCTCACAGATTGAGATGGACACTCTGTGCAACTGATCGATGCTTTAAAAATCCTGTGACTTCTGCATTCTTCCAATGTGTAAAAGTTTTGCCTGTTTCTCGTGGTGATGGGGTTTATCAAAAG GGTTTGGACATGGCCCTTTCAAAACTGAATTCTGGTGGGTGGGTTCATATCTTCCCAGAAGGAAGTCGTTCTCGTGATGGTGGGAAAACCATGGGATCTGCCAAGAGAGGAATTGGAAG GTTGGTGATGGATGCAGACACTATGCCTGTTGTTATTCCCTTTGTACACACAGGGATGCAAGATATCATGCCTATAGGTTCAAGTGTCCCAAAGATTGGCAAGACG GTGACAGTGCTTATTGGTGATCCAATCCAATTTGACGATTTGCTCCTTACTGTGGATGATACCCAACAAGTATCTAGAGCAGCATTATTTGATGCCATATCATCTAGGATTGGTCATCGACTTAAAGAGTTAAAACTCCAAGTTGATAGATTGGCCCTTGAACAGTTACTTGAAGTCGAAGTTCACACTTTACCAAATGCACAACGTGCAAATGGACTCTTGCAGCAGGTGGACTGGGAAGCATTTGGCATGGCAAGTTACATGCTGACAGAAGATCATTCCTCTCTAAGACCTGCAATTGAAGCCCAGCTGAAGGTAAATCTTGATCAAGCACCAAGAGACACTTCTTCTGATAGATATTTTAGGATAGGTTTCTCTTATGAAGGTGGGATTGTGTCAAGGATCCGTGGTTATATGGACCCAACTGGATTAATGGGGTTTGCAGCAAAGGGTTTATTTATGAACAACAGAATACAGGAGAATAAATGTACAAGCTTTCAGGAAATTGGTCCTTTGAGGATCTGGAAACAGTTCCTCAAAGCTAACATTCTCCAGCAATGGAATCGCTGCTAA
- the LOC122658939 gene encoding uncharacterized protein LOC122658939 isoform X2, producing MGISSICFKFSIVLSLSLAVSSSSASSSTTPKASASDILSLLGSREQASTVNPKAAQELRSCFKFLVPFHPVPSEKEYETFCIRGRNFLSAEEGSKRKFARKFISDPKREQEDELVWWPPEPVMELARIAVDSGGDPAAIQRILDPTPLPVPDVEGSIKDRCELTRTPYGRRFINEELNSYLAFLFEVIAARGPSVGLTVSLNRYDFFHGHLFLAADSGRLGKLFHAKEYPAYEKVVFPYNMGFCQIGSNVRYDDSMNLRNILWLAPLPSNSTKAWLSPGVLVVLDAYPGGIIYKDIIPDYVQYARTIYEDDFGDVVVDVNYLNIGEGAADYKIFIC from the exons ATGGGAATTTCATCAATTTGCTTCAAATTCTCGATTGTTCTCTCCCTATCCCTCgccgtttcttcttcttc TGCTTCTTCTTCGACCACTCCCAAAGCCTCTGCATCGGATATCCTCTCACTCCTTGGAAGCAGAGAACAAGCGTCCACAGTAAACCCCAAAGCAGCACAAGAGCTCAGGTCCTGCTTCAAGTTTCTCGTACCATTTCATCCTGTTCCCTCGGAGAAGGAATATGAGACGTTTTGCATCCGAGGAAGAAATTTTCTCTCCGCAGAAGAAGGTAGCAAACGGAAGTTCGCGAGGAAGTTTATCTCAGATCCCAAACGGGAGCAGGAGGACGAGCTTGTTTGGTGGCCGCCAGAGCCGGTGATGGAACTCGCTCGTATCGCCGTTGACTCTGGTGGGGATCCTGCCGCGATACAGAGGATTCTAGATCCAACGCCGTTGCCT GTACCTGATGTCGAAGGATCAATAAAAGACCGGTGCGAGCTTACAAGGACCCCGTACGGAAGACGCTTCATCAATGAG GAATTGAACTCATATCTTGCATTCTTATTCGAAGTTATTGCTGCTCGTGGTCCCTCTGTTGGATTGACTGTATCATTAAATCGCTATGATTTCTTTCATGGCCATCTTTTTCTTGCGGCAGACTCTGGAAGGCTTGGTAAATT GTTCCATGCTAAAGAATACCCAGCTTATGAAAAGGTTGTATTTCCTTACAATATGGGCTTCTGTCAAATAG GATCCAATGTCAGATATGATGATTCAATGAATCTGCGGAACATTCTCTGGTTGGCTCCATTACCTAGCAATTCCACTAAAGCTTGGCTGTCGCCTG GAGTCCTGGTGGTCCTGGATGCTTATCCTGGAGGTATCATATATAAGGATATCATACCAGATTATGTACAATATGCAAGGACCATCTATGAAG ATGATTTCGGGGATGTTGTAGTTGATGTCAACTACTTGAATATAGGAGAAGGGGCTGCTGATTACAAGATTTTCATTTGTTGA
- the LOC122658939 gene encoding uncharacterized protein LOC122658939 isoform X1 — MGISSICFKFSIVLSLSLAVSSSSSSCSSFFHRVFSCSTSASSSTTPKASASDILSLLGSREQASTVNPKAAQELRSCFKFLVPFHPVPSEKEYETFCIRGRNFLSAEEGSKRKFARKFISDPKREQEDELVWWPPEPVMELARIAVDSGGDPAAIQRILDPTPLPVPDVEGSIKDRCELTRTPYGRRFINEELNSYLAFLFEVIAARGPSVGLTVSLNRYDFFHGHLFLAADSGRLGKLFHAKEYPAYEKVVFPYNMGFCQIGSNVRYDDSMNLRNILWLAPLPSNSTKAWLSPGVLVVLDAYPGGIIYKDIIPDYVQYARTIYEDDFGDVVVDVNYLNIGEGAADYKIFIC, encoded by the exons ATGGGAATTTCATCAATTTGCTTCAAATTCTCGATTGTTCTCTCCCTATCCCTCgccgtttcttcttcttcgtcctcATGCTCATCATTCTTTCATCGAGTTTTCTCATGCTCGACAAGTGCTTCTTCTTCGACCACTCCCAAAGCCTCTGCATCGGATATCCTCTCACTCCTTGGAAGCAGAGAACAAGCGTCCACAGTAAACCCCAAAGCAGCACAAGAGCTCAGGTCCTGCTTCAAGTTTCTCGTACCATTTCATCCTGTTCCCTCGGAGAAGGAATATGAGACGTTTTGCATCCGAGGAAGAAATTTTCTCTCCGCAGAAGAAGGTAGCAAACGGAAGTTCGCGAGGAAGTTTATCTCAGATCCCAAACGGGAGCAGGAGGACGAGCTTGTTTGGTGGCCGCCAGAGCCGGTGATGGAACTCGCTCGTATCGCCGTTGACTCTGGTGGGGATCCTGCCGCGATACAGAGGATTCTAGATCCAACGCCGTTGCCT GTACCTGATGTCGAAGGATCAATAAAAGACCGGTGCGAGCTTACAAGGACCCCGTACGGAAGACGCTTCATCAATGAG GAATTGAACTCATATCTTGCATTCTTATTCGAAGTTATTGCTGCTCGTGGTCCCTCTGTTGGATTGACTGTATCATTAAATCGCTATGATTTCTTTCATGGCCATCTTTTTCTTGCGGCAGACTCTGGAAGGCTTGGTAAATT GTTCCATGCTAAAGAATACCCAGCTTATGAAAAGGTTGTATTTCCTTACAATATGGGCTTCTGTCAAATAG GATCCAATGTCAGATATGATGATTCAATGAATCTGCGGAACATTCTCTGGTTGGCTCCATTACCTAGCAATTCCACTAAAGCTTGGCTGTCGCCTG GAGTCCTGGTGGTCCTGGATGCTTATCCTGGAGGTATCATATATAAGGATATCATACCAGATTATGTACAATATGCAAGGACCATCTATGAAG ATGATTTCGGGGATGTTGTAGTTGATGTCAACTACTTGAATATAGGAGAAGGGGCTGCTGATTACAAGATTTTCATTTGTTGA